One window of Nicotiana tomentosiformis chromosome 11, ASM39032v3, whole genome shotgun sequence genomic DNA carries:
- the LOC104113790 gene encoding F-box protein At5g07610-like: MAILKAASPVAGDLTASAGGEVIADKEDVLSEILLRLPTKNLLQCCCVSKHWHSLISAPHFRRRHCRRHASTSAATGLLLFRTFSFKHLMDHLVYLPNNSNDKKCYSRTIPSSIRRFHYPLAFSGFHHLHSCNGLLCFGLLLAPCECNLYVYNPCTCSYASLSLPKKFSLSTIKAINLAFDPSRSDFYRIICIYAYNSENDNDPSEDYVYHILIYASESGTWKDTGKGFNDKYDYLLKRGVFLQGCLHWVGENKPFLAFDVENERFRTMPSTSVPENGRKICYFGDWGGRLHVIQECDGGAASLVDVMELQIDYSGWSLKYRIDIGYLGRAIGGNADGIKVDVLCLVEANREGKTMLIVSAQGRIYYYDIVGRTFEEVCNVSNFASVKQDPLEYKYKWGQAFQHFETLACV; encoded by the coding sequence ATGGCAATACTCAAGGCTGCTTCGCCGGTTGCCGGTGATCTCACCGCTTCCGCCGGCGGCGAAGTGATCGCCGACAAGGAAGACGTTCTAAGTGAAATTCTCCTCCGATTACCCACAAAAAATCTTCTCCAATGCTGCTGCGTTTCCAAACACTGGCACTCTCTCATCTCCGCTCCTCATTTCCGCCGCCGTCACTGCCGCCGCCACGCCTCCACTTCCGCCGCCACTGGTCTCTTGTTGTTCCGTACATTCTCCTTCAAACATCTTATGGACCACCTCGTATACTTACCCAATAATTCCAACGACAAAAAATGTTATTCTAGAACCATCCCTTCTTCCATTCGTAGGTTTCATTACCCTTTAGCCTTTTCAGGTTTTCATCACCTTCATTCTTGTAATGGGTTGTTGTGTTTTGGACTTTTGTTGGCTCCTTGTGAATGTAACCTTTATGTTTATAACCCATGTACATGCTCTTATGCTTCTCTTTCACTGCCTAAAAAATTTAGCCTCTCTACTATTAAAGCTATAAATTTAGCATTTGATCCGTCAAGATCCGATTTTTACAGAATTATTTGCATATATGCTTATAATTCGGAAAATGACAATGACCCTTCTGAGGATTACGTGTATCATATCTTGATTTATGCTTCAGAAAGTGGTACATGGAAGGATACAGGAAAGGGGTTTAATGATAAATATGATTACTTGTTGAAAAGGGGCGTGTTTTTGCAAGGTTGTCTTCATTGGGTGGGCGAAAACAAGCCTTTTCTAGCATTTGATGTCGAGAATGAGAGGTTTAGGACAATGCCTAGTACTAGTGTTCCTGAAAATGGGAGAAAGAtttgttattttggcgattgggGCGGGCGCCTCCATGTTATTCAGGAATGTGATGGGGGAGCAGCTTCACTGGTGGATGTAATGGAGTTGCAGATAGATTATTCCGGTTGGTCGTTGAAGTATCGCATTGATATTGGTTATCTTGGTAGGGCAATTGGAGGTAATGCtgatggtattaaggttgatgTACTTTGTTTGGTCGAGGCAAATAGAGAAGGGAAGACTATGCTTATAGTATCAGCTCAAGGCAGAATTTATTACTACGATATCGTTGGCAGGACCTTTGAGGAGGTATGTAATGTCTCAAACTTTGCTTCTGTCAAGCAGGATCCCTTAGAGTACAAGTATAAATGGGGTCAAGCCTTTCAACACTTTGAGACCCTTGCTTGTGTCTAA